In Peromyscus eremicus chromosome 2, PerEre_H2_v1, whole genome shotgun sequence, a single genomic region encodes these proteins:
- the Mul1 gene encoding mitochondrial ubiquitin ligase activator of NFKB 1: protein MESGSRPSLGQFILLGTSSMVTAVLYSIYRQKAQVAQELKGAKKIHLGEDLKGILSEAPGKCVPYAVIEGAVRSVKETLNSQFVENCKGVIQRLTLQEHKMVWNRTTHLWNDYSKIIHQRTNTVPFDLVPHEDSVAVAVRVLKPLDSVDLGLETVYEKFHPSVQSFTDAIGHYISGERPKGIQETEEMLKVGATLTGVGELVLDNNSVRLQPPKQGMQYYLSSQDFDSLLHRQESSVRLWKVLVLVFGFATCATLFFILRRQYLQRQERLRQQQLQEEFLEHEANLLNQASPEDRESLKSACVVCLSSFKSCVFLECGHVCSCRQCYLALPEPKRCPICRREITRVIPLYNS, encoded by the exons ATGGAGAGCGGATCGCGGCCCTCGCTGGGCCAGTTCATCCTGCTGGGTACCAGCTCGATGGTCACCGCCGTGCTGTACTCCATCTACCGGCAGAAGGCCCAGGTCgcccaggagctcaag gGAGCTAAGAAGATCCATTTGGGTGAAGATTTAAAGGGTATTCTTTCAGAAGCGCCGGGAAAGTGTGTGCCTTACGCTGTCATTGAAG GAGCTGTGCGGTCTGTTAAAGAAACACTCAACAGCCAGTTTGTGGAAAACTGTAAGGGGGTGATCCAGCGGCTGACGCTTCAGGAGCACAAGATGGTGTGGAACCGAACAACCCACCTCTG GAATGACTATTCCAAGATCATTCACCAGAGGACTAACACTGTGCCCTTTGACCTTGTCCCGCACGAGGACAGCGTAGCTGTGGCTGTGCGGGTGCTGAAGCCCCTCGACTCGGTGGATCTGGGCCTGGAGACTGTATACGAGAAGTTCCACCCCTCTGTGCAGTCGTTCACCGATGCCATCGGCCACTACATCAGTGGGGAGCGGCCCAAAGGCatccaggagacagaggagatgctGAAGGTGGGGGCCACTCTCACCGGGGTTGGCGAACTGGTCCTGGACAACAACTCCGTCCGCCTGCAGCCCCCCAAGCAAGGCATGCAGTACTACTTGAGCAGTCAGGATTTTGACAGCCTGCTGCACAGGCAGGAGTCCAGTGTGCGGCTCTGGAAGGTTCTGGTCCTGGTGTTCGGCTTTGCCACCTGTGCCACCCTCTTCTTCATCCTGCGGAGGCAGTACCTGCAGCGACAGGAGCGCCTGCGCCAGCAGCAGCTCCAGGAGGAGTTCCTTGAACACGAGGCCAACCTGCTGAACCAGGCCTCGCCGGAGGACAGGGAGAGTCTGAAGAGCGCCTGCGTCGTGTGTCTGAGCAGCTTCAAGTCCTGCGTCTTCCTCGAGTGCGGGCACGTCTGTTCCTGCCGCCAGTGCTACCTCGCCTTGCCAGAGCCCAAGAGGTGCCCGATCTGTCGTCGGGAGATCACCAGGGTGATTCCCCTGTACAACAGCTAG